One window from the genome of Streptomyces cadmiisoli encodes:
- a CDS encoding dihydrodipicolinate synthase family protein codes for MTIRLPDAQGALRSYEPRTDPLDLTPGGPFTSRTVLAAAHVVADPYADVTPDAPAAVDWDATLAFRRHLWSHGLGVAEAMDTAQRGMGLDWAGAAELIRRSAAEARAVGGRIACGVGTDQLAAGSVAEVRAAYEEQLALVEESGAQAVVMASRALAAAARGPEDYAEVYGHLLRQAARPVILHWLGPMFDPALDGYWGSADLDTATDTFLEIVAAHPDKVDGVKISLLDAGREVALRRRLPHGVRCYTGDDFNYPELIAGDERGFSHALLGIFDPLGPPAARAVRVLDTGDVKAFRELLDPTVELSRHLFRAPTRFYKTGVVLLAWLAGHQSHFAMVGGLQSARSLPHLARAYELADGLGLFPDPRLAEDRMKNLLALYGVTR; via the coding sequence GTGACCATCCGACTCCCCGACGCGCAGGGCGCACTGAGGTCCTACGAGCCCCGCACCGACCCCCTCGACCTGACCCCGGGCGGCCCCTTCACCTCCCGTACGGTCCTCGCCGCGGCGCACGTCGTCGCCGACCCGTACGCCGACGTCACCCCCGACGCGCCGGCCGCCGTCGACTGGGACGCCACCCTCGCCTTCCGCCGGCACCTGTGGTCCCACGGACTCGGCGTCGCCGAGGCGATGGACACCGCCCAGCGGGGCATGGGCCTGGACTGGGCGGGCGCCGCCGAGCTGATCCGGCGCAGCGCCGCCGAGGCCCGCGCGGTCGGCGGCCGCATCGCCTGCGGTGTCGGCACCGACCAGCTCGCCGCCGGTTCGGTCGCCGAGGTCCGCGCCGCCTACGAGGAGCAGCTCGCCCTGGTCGAGGAGTCGGGCGCGCAGGCAGTCGTCATGGCGTCCCGCGCGCTCGCGGCGGCGGCACGGGGCCCCGAGGACTACGCGGAGGTCTACGGCCACCTCCTGCGCCAGGCCGCCCGGCCGGTGATCCTGCACTGGCTCGGCCCGATGTTCGACCCGGCACTGGACGGCTACTGGGGATCCGCGGACCTCGACACGGCCACCGACACCTTCCTGGAGATCGTCGCCGCCCACCCCGACAAGGTCGACGGCGTGAAGATCTCCCTGCTGGACGCCGGACGGGAGGTCGCCCTGCGCCGCCGCCTGCCGCACGGCGTGCGCTGCTACACCGGTGACGACTTCAACTATCCCGAGCTGATCGCCGGCGACGAGCGGGGCTTCAGCCACGCCCTGCTGGGGATCTTCGATCCGCTGGGCCCGCCGGCCGCGCGCGCGGTACGGGTGCTCGACACGGGGGACGTCAAGGCCTTCCGCGAACTGCTCGACCCGACCGTCGAGTTGTCCCGCCACCTCTTCCGGGCCCCGACGCGGTTCTACAAGACGGGTGTCGTGCTCCTGGCCTGGCTGGCCGGCCACCAGTCCCACTTCGCGATGGTCGGCGGCCTCCAGTCGGCCCGCTCCCTGCCGCACCTCGCCCGCGCCTACGAACTCGCCGACGGTCTCGGCCTGTTCCCCGACCCGCGACTCGCCGAGGACCGGATGAAGAACCTGCTCGCACTGTACGGGGTGACCCGGTGA